In Mytilus trossulus isolate FHL-02 chromosome 6, PNRI_Mtr1.1.1.hap1, whole genome shotgun sequence, a single window of DNA contains:
- the LOC134723280 gene encoding phospholipid scramblase 1-like isoform X2, with the protein MIYMRIFLCCTPRQASFTVSTCSTSPEEIFSIKESGMCMFRECLGGARNLMLRMSNNEDEDVAFFSRSMTCTRGCCGSACCPPNMGINSPPYIRIGTIQERVNCCYPRFDAMNYKDNENLLTYHTDCCYIKTCGLCFDLEITVHDASTEECVAKIVKKSKSDCLEWCNFKNDFIVQYLTDLDIIKRLMVIGACLLADFNNFEHDRRYCC; encoded by the exons tttttttatgctGTACTCCCCGTCAAGCATCGTTTACTGTTTCTACATGTTCAACATCACCAGAAGAAATCTTCTCTATTAAAGAAT CTGGTATGTGCATGTTCCGTGAATGTCTAGGAGGGGCAAGGAATCTAATGCTTCGGATGAGCAATAACGAAGATGAAGATGTAGCGTTCTTTTCACGTTCTATGACGTGTACACGTGGGTGTTGCGGTTCTGCCTGTTGTCCACCTAATATGGGCATAAATTCTCCACCATATATCAGGATAGGAACTATACAGGAAAG AGTAAATTGTTGCTACCCACGGTTTGATGCTATGAATTATAAAGACAATGAAAACTTGCTTACATATCATACTGACTGTTGTTACATAAAAACATGTGGACTCTGTTTTGATCTAGAAATAACT GTCCATGATGCTAGCACAGAAGAATGTGTTGCTAAAATAGTAAAGAAATCAAAATCCGATTGTCTggaatggtgtaattttaaaaatgattttattgtacaat atttAACAGACTTAGACATTATAAAAAGACTAATGGTGATAGGTGCCTGTTTATTAGCAGATTTTAACAACTTTGAACATGATCGAAGATACTGCTGTTGA